In the Sandaracinus amylolyticus genome, CGACTGGCGTCACCTGCTGCGCCCCTACGGACTGCGCGCGTGCTGGTCGATGCCGATCGCCGCGAGCGACGGGCGCGTCGCCGGCACGTTCGCGCTCTATTACCGCGAGCCGCGCCTCCCCACGCCCGACGAGATCGATCTCATCGCGCGCGCCACGCACCTCGCGGGCATCGCGATCCAGCGTGAGCAGCGCGAGGACCGGATGCGCGCGCTCTCGGCCCACGTCGAGGCGGTGCAGGAGCAGGAGCGCACCGCGGTCGCGCGAGAGATCCACGACGAGCTCGGACAAGCGCTCACCGCGCTGAAGATCGACGTCGCGTGGGTCGCGCGTCGCACCCCGAGCGACGACGCGAGCGAGCCGGTGCGAGCACGGCTCGCGTCGATGTCGACGATGATCGACGGGATCATCGACACCGTCCGCCGCATCTCGTCGGATCTGCGCCCCGGGGTGCTCGACGAGCTCGGCCTCGTCGCCGCCCTGGAGTGGAAGACGCAGCACTTCGAGGAGCACATCGGGATCCCGTGCTCGTTCCGCACGAACCTCGGCGACGTGCGCCTCCCGCGGGAATTCGGCACCGCGCTCTATCGCATGCTGCAGGAGGCGCTCACCAACGTCGTGCGCCACGCGGGCGCGAGCCACGTCGAGGTCTCGCTCGAGCACGCCGGCGATCGACTGCGCCTCGAGGTGCACGACGACGGCAAGGGCATCACCACCGAGGCTGCGACGAACCCGCGCTCGCTCGGCCTGCTCGGCGTGCACGAGCGCGCGCGCCGCCTCGGGGGCGAGGTGAAGGTCACGCGCGCGGAGCGCGGCGGGACCACGTTCGTCGTCGACGTGCCGTGGCCTGCGATGCGTGGAGGCGCGACGTGATCAAAGTGCTCATCGCGGACGATCATCCGGTGCTGCGTCGCGGCCTGCGCGAGGCGCTCTCGGAGACCGACGACATCCTCGTCGCGGGCGAGGCGGCGAGCGTGCACGAGGTGCGCGAGCGGGTGCGCGCCGAGCGCTGGGACGTGATCCTGCTCGACATCAGCCTGCAGGGCGGCAACGGCATCGAGCTGCTCCCCGAGATCCGGAAGGAGCGCCCCGACGCGCGCGTGCTGATCCTGACCGTCTACTCCGAGCAGCAGTACGCGATCCGCGCGCTGCGCGCGGGCGCCGCCGGATTCCTGACGAAAGAAGCCGCGCCCGAGAAGCTCATCGAGGCGATCCGCAAGGTCGCGGGCGGCGGGCGCTGGGTCAGCCCCGAGCTCGCGGAGACGCTCGCGTCGCTGCTCGCGGGCGAGACCTCGGGCGAGCCGCACGAGCGCTTGTCGAATCGCGAGCTCGAGATCCTCAAGATGATCGCGTCGGGCCGCACCGTCTCCGAGATCGCGAAGGACCTCGCGCTCAGCGTGAAGACGGTGAGCACGCATCGCACGCGCATCCTCCACAAGATGGGCATGCGCACCAACGCCGAGCTCACGCACTACGCGGTCCGGCACGGGATCGTCTCGTAGGACGAACACCGACAGCGCCCGTCCGAGCGTCCGACGTGCGATCGCGTGTTCCGCCGATTCGGCGGCCCCGGTGAGGCGTGCATCGTCTCGAACCATGAGCGTGCTGATCGTCGACGCGTGCGAGCGCACCCGCGCCCGTCTGCGCGACCTGCTCTCGCTGAAGGGCGGCGACGGCTCGCACGTGCACGAGGCGGGTGATCTCGATCAGGCCGCGGCCGTCCTCGGACGCGCCCCGGTCGCCGCGATCATCGTCGACGTCGACACGCCGGCGCAGGACGGGCTCGCGCTGCTCTCCTCGCTCCGCGCCCTCGGCGCCCGACGCCTGCTCGTGGTCCTGACGAACGACGCGAGCGAGCCGCGCCGGCGTGCGTGCCTCGCGCGCGGCGCCGACCACTTCTTCGACAAGTCGCACGAGTTCGAGCGCGCGCTGGAGCTCGCGATCCAGCACGCGACGAGGGAGCCCGCGTAGGACGAACGCCCCGCGCTCGGTGCGTCCGTCCGACCTCGCGCGTCGCGAGATCCGACCCGACGACGCGCCCGAGGCCGATGCCGCGATCCCCGGGCACCACGCCATATCCCCGGCATGCACCACGAGCACGACGACGCGCGCGCCCGGCTCTTCTCTCGATTCGTCGTCGAGCACCTCGCGGACGCAGTGCTGGTCCTGGACGGCGAGGGTGCGGTGGTCTCGACGAACCACGCGACCCCGCCCGAGCTCGCGGCGTTCTTCGATCGCGCGAGCGCGTCGCCCGATGTGCACGCGCTGGTCGCGAGGCTGCGCCAGGACGGTCGCGCGTACGCCGAGCTCGCACGCCCGCTCGCCGACGGGCGCACCTCGCACCTGCGCGTCGAGGGCGCGCTCGTCGAGCAGCACGCGGTGATCGTCGCGCGCGACGTGTCGGTCGAGCGCGAGGCCACCGACGAGCTGCGCGTGCTGCGCCGCGTCGAGGCGCTCGGCGCGATCGCGACGAGCGTCGTGCACGACGTGAACAACCTGCTGACGCCGGTGCTGCTCCTCAGCGGACACCTCGCGCGCCACCTCGACGGCACCGCGTGGGCCCCGCTCGCCC is a window encoding:
- a CDS encoding response regulator transcription factor produces the protein MIKVLIADDHPVLRRGLREALSETDDILVAGEAASVHEVRERVRAERWDVILLDISLQGGNGIELLPEIRKERPDARVLILTVYSEQQYAIRALRAGAAGFLTKEAAPEKLIEAIRKVAGGGRWVSPELAETLASLLAGETSGEPHERLSNRELEILKMIASGRTVSEIAKDLALSVKTVSTHRTRILHKMGMRTNAELTHYAVRHGIVS
- a CDS encoding response regulator, with the translated sequence MSVLIVDACERTRARLRDLLSLKGGDGSHVHEAGDLDQAAAVLGRAPVAAIIVDVDTPAQDGLALLSSLRALGARRLLVVLTNDASEPRRRACLARGADHFFDKSHEFERALELAIQHATREPA